The Geotrypetes seraphini chromosome 6, aGeoSer1.1, whole genome shotgun sequence genome includes a window with the following:
- the LOC117362752 gene encoding uncharacterized protein LOC117362752 produces MAAKRGLRKANFSSEEVAMLVEEITKCARHLFRPASSRAHIFHMQKLWRNICHRLNATHHHYRDSEDLRTKWRELKRKVSFKQACIAKKRSSKQLSLTQVEQQILKIMADTSLSEYNCLDTSSSAVSKREESTVPQELLSCLSNVVQQEDLKPDLEEQQQQPGSTKGWPVQDEFLSQGAIDLMEACEPMAENKPQCSYRTPARKEESRSQARVAASLPSACATIQQLSSQNDRIVDLLGLVKGELSRIGDIMEIMLEQMMSSQRSISVPSPTLIPLADVLELLAKLQPPSTITSNVVHLRQSARLQHSREPLVGVRKRGRPRKHPLL; encoded by the exons ATGGCAGCCAAGAGAGGTCTGAGAAAGGCCAATTTCTCTTCAGAAGAGGTGGCCATGCTGGTGGAAGAGATCACAAAATGTGCAAGGCACCTGTTCAGACCAGCATCCAGCCGAGCACACATCTTCCATATGCAGAAGCTATGGAGGAACATATGTCACAGGCTGAATGCCACTCACCATCATTACCGGGATAGTGAGGACTTGCGCACGAAATGGAGGGAGCTGAAAAGGAAGGTGAGCTTTAAGCAAGCTTGTATTGCAAAAAAGAGGTCTTCAAAGCAGCTCTCGCTCACTCAAGTGGAGCAACAGATCCTAAAGATCATGGCTGATACCTCCTTATCCGAGTATAACTGTCTGGATACGTCTAGCTCTGCAGTTTCCAAAA GAGAGGAAAGCACAGTCCCACAGGAGCTGCTGTCTTGTTTAAGTAATGTAGTCCAGCAGGAGGACCTAAAGCCAGACCTGGAGgagcagcagcaacaaccaggTTCCACAAAGGGATGGCCTGTGCAAGACGAATTCCTATCTCAAGGAGCAATTGACTTGATGGAGGCATGTGAGCCCATGGCAGAGAATAAGCCACAGTGCAGCTATCGGACTCCAGCTCGAAAGGAAGAGAGCCGAAGCCAGGCCAGAGTTGCAGCATCTTTGCCCAGTGCCTGTGCAACTATCCAGCAGCTCAGTTCACAGAATGACCGTATTGTGGATCTGTTAGGGTTGGTGAAGGGTGAATTGAGCAGAATTGGGGACATAATGGAAATAATGTTAGAACAGATGATGTCGTCCCAGCGTAGCATATCTGTTCCTTCTCCCACTCTGATCCCACTTGCAGATGTTCTAGAGCTCTTGGCCAAACTACAACCCCCTTCCACAATTACCTCCAATGTAGTCCATCTGCGACAGAGTGCTAGACTCCAGCACAGCAGAGAGCCACTGGTGGGTGTGAGAAAACGTGGCCGTCCACGCAAACACCCACTCCTGTAA